Proteins from a genomic interval of Rhodothermales bacterium:
- a CDS encoding D-aminoacylase, producing MRIVWLLAAVGLLGCRPDFDVVIEGGQVVDGTGAPAFEGDVGVRDGRIAQIGDLSTFEAAHRIDAFGLVVSPGFVDVHSHAAPGLETSELAAAVPLLAQGITTIMANPDGGGAVDLEAQRARLEAVTPGVHVGLLVPHGSVRREVMGMEDRHATPEELIAMRALVQAGKEAGAFGLSSGLFYTPGSFAALSEVIELATVFGADGVYASHIRDESNYSIGLEAAVDEVIQVARGAGTTGIVTHLKALGPPVWGYSERVIDRIEAARADGVDIWADQYPYEASATGLTALVSRPLLAGGRDSLLSRLDWMSLLMRYDIEGNLARRGGAERIQFRRFVPDPSIEGRTLADVARERGVDAIEATMQLLRQGNAGIVSFNMTDADVERFMKRPWVMTSSDGGLVAMGEGVPHPRNYGSFPRKLSLYVRERGVLTLEQAVRSMSGLPAEVMKLRGRGTIAQGNWADIVVFDAATITDKATFTDPHQLSVGVQYVLLEGRLALADGEVTADRLGRVLRR from the coding sequence GTGAGGATCGTCTGGTTGCTCGCTGCCGTGGGTCTGCTTGGATGCCGGCCCGACTTCGATGTCGTCATCGAGGGCGGCCAGGTCGTAGACGGCACCGGAGCGCCCGCGTTCGAGGGAGATGTCGGAGTGCGGGACGGTCGCATCGCTCAGATCGGCGACCTCTCGACGTTCGAGGCCGCACACCGTATCGACGCCTTCGGGCTGGTCGTGAGCCCCGGTTTTGTCGATGTGCATTCACACGCGGCGCCGGGTCTCGAAACGTCGGAACTGGCGGCGGCAGTGCCGCTGTTGGCCCAGGGCATCACCACGATCATGGCGAACCCGGACGGCGGTGGCGCGGTCGATCTGGAGGCCCAACGGGCGCGACTGGAAGCGGTGACTCCGGGGGTGCACGTGGGATTGCTCGTGCCTCACGGCTCGGTACGCCGGGAAGTAATGGGCATGGAGGACCGGCATGCCACGCCGGAGGAACTGATCGCGATGCGTGCCCTGGTGCAGGCCGGCAAGGAAGCTGGCGCGTTCGGCCTGTCCAGCGGACTCTTCTACACCCCGGGCAGCTTTGCCGCTCTCTCCGAGGTCATCGAACTGGCGACGGTGTTCGGGGCGGACGGCGTGTACGCGAGCCACATACGGGACGAATCCAACTATTCGATTGGCCTCGAGGCGGCCGTGGACGAGGTCATTCAGGTGGCGAGGGGCGCAGGGACCACCGGCATTGTCACGCACCTGAAGGCCCTCGGCCCGCCGGTCTGGGGCTACTCGGAGCGGGTGATCGACCGGATCGAAGCGGCCCGGGCGGATGGCGTCGACATCTGGGCGGATCAGTACCCCTACGAGGCATCGGCGACCGGATTGACTGCGCTCGTGTCGAGACCCCTGCTGGCGGGCGGTCGCGACTCGCTGCTGTCGAGACTGGACTGGATGAGCCTGCTCATGCGATACGACATCGAAGGCAACCTGGCCCGCCGCGGTGGGGCCGAGCGCATCCAGTTTCGGCGGTTCGTGCCGGACCCTTCCATCGAAGGGCGTACGCTCGCTGACGTGGCGCGTGAACGCGGCGTGGATGCCATCGAAGCGACGATGCAGCTGCTGCGCCAAGGCAACGCCGGCATCGTGTCATTCAACATGACCGACGCCGACGTCGAGCGCTTCATGAAACGCCCGTGGGTAATGACCAGCTCAGACGGCGGCCTGGTGGCGATGGGAGAGGGAGTGCCCCACCCGCGCAACTACGGCAGTTTCCCGCGAAAGCTGTCGTTGTACGTGCGCGAGCGCGGGGTGCTGACCCTGGAACAGGCCGTGCGATCGATGAGCGGCCTGCCGGCGGAAGTGATGAAGTTGCGTGGGCGTGGCACGATCGCGCAGGGCAACTGGGCGGATATCGTGGTGTTCGACGCGGCCACCATCACCGACAAGGCCACCTTCACCGACCCCCACCAGTTGTCGGTAGGCGTGCAGTACGTGCTGCTGGAAGGCCGACTGGCCCTGGCAGATGGGGAAGTGACTGCGGATCGGCTCGGCCGGGTGCTTCGGCGCTAG
- the fsa gene encoding fructose-6-phosphate aldolase, protein MKFFIDTADLDEIREAQQMGVLDGVTTNPSLMKKVGGVDFHQHIVKICDIVDGDVSAEVTAVDYDGIMREGRELAALHPQVVVKVPLIAEGIKAIKSFTEEGIKTNCTLCFSPTQALIAAKAGATYISPFIGRLDDISTNGMELIEQIVHIYANYGYETEVLAASIRHPMHVVDAALAGADVATIPFGVIGKLLKHPLTDIGLERFLADWKQFEASAAVGSNGAG, encoded by the coding sequence ATGAAGTTCTTTATTGATACCGCCGACCTCGACGAAATCCGGGAGGCCCAGCAGATGGGCGTGCTCGACGGTGTGACCACCAATCCTTCCCTGATGAAGAAGGTGGGTGGCGTCGACTTCCACCAGCACATCGTCAAGATCTGTGACATCGTGGATGGGGACGTTTCCGCCGAGGTCACGGCGGTCGACTACGACGGCATCATGCGTGAGGGCCGTGAACTGGCTGCGCTCCACCCGCAGGTGGTCGTCAAGGTGCCGCTGATCGCGGAGGGCATCAAGGCCATCAAGTCGTTCACCGAGGAGGGCATCAAGACCAATTGCACACTCTGCTTCAGTCCCACGCAGGCGCTGATTGCGGCAAAGGCGGGCGCCACCTACATCAGCCCCTTCATCGGCCGGCTCGACGACATCTCCACCAACGGGATGGAGTTGATCGAGCAGATCGTACACATCTACGCAAACTACGGGTACGAGACGGAGGTGCTTGCGGCATCCATCCGCCACCCCATGCACGTCGTGGACGCAGCGCTCGCCGGCGCCGATGTCGCCACCATTCCGTTCGGAGTGATCGGCAAACTGCTCAAGCATCCGCTCACGGACATCGGACTGGAACGCTTCCTGGCAGACTGGAAGCAGTTTGAGGCTTCGGCTGCCGTTGGTTCGAACGGCGCCGGCTGA